tgtgtgtgtgtgtgtgtgtgtgtgtgtgtgtgtgagagtgtgtgtgtgtgttcctcagACCTCCACTGCACGGTCTGAACCCAGTCCCTGAGCCTGCAGAGcctcctctctcttcatcttGGGTTTCTCTGTCCGTGTGTGCCACACCAGCAcctacacaatacacacacacacacacacacacacacacacacacacacacacacacacaataaatggacataaaaataaaatactgcaACTACAGTATATCTGAATTTTACATTAGAAAATGTTCTCTAAACTATAATATATGACAAAGGCTCTtctcttttcacacacacacacacacacacacacacacacacacacacacacacacacacacacacacacacacacacacacacacacacacacacacacacacatactttagAGCAGTTGTCCGCTTTAGGCTCCAGTTCATCCATGGTAACCAATCCCTGAAGGAAGCTGCTCTCCAGGAAGCCCATTGGTGCTTCTCCGTCAAAACAGGCCTCTGGATTGGCCAGGACAAGTTTGAGGGACACAGCGAAGCCGGCCATGTCCATCGGGAAGGGGCGACTGGGACGCCAGCCGGTGTGGAAGCGAACCACCTTCAAAGAAtcatcaaaaacacaaaattctGTATTGGTAATAATTAAGTTGAAGTGATTCGGATGAGAGCcacaaaaaactattatttttgtTGTCTGTAATTTGGCCAACAAATTCATGGTTTTCTTAAATGAAGCAAAACACAGGCATCATCCCAAGCACCTACCTTTCCTCCTTCAACCACGGGCCGCTCATATTTCATCCCTCCAACCAGTCCCACCGGCCACACTGACACTCGCTGGGTACTCCTCATCTGACACAAGACCAGagcacatttgtttttcttctttaatcATGGCACATTTAAAACGGACACTTCCTCAGCTGTAGGCTTTGGCAGACATCagtaaaaacacattcacactccAACCCTCACCTCTTCAAATATCTGCAGGCTGTATGTGTTATCGTCATCAGCAAAATAAATCACTCCCTGCTGGTTGTCTCCTCCTGGCTGAGCCCTTCTGTCCTCTCTGAGCCACCGTAGACCCTCGTTCCTCTGCTCAACTCCACGAGGTTTCAGCCAACTAGGGTCACCCTGAGGTGGAGAGTGAGCATTCAGACCCAACATCTAAAAACAGTCTTTCGTTCATActaaaatgaggaaaaatactGAATACCACATTGCAAGACTATGTGTTTGATTCAAACCTAAGAAGCCATTAAATGTAGATGATGGACTGATTTGATTTTTGTCTCCACTGATGGCTGCCATGTCTCTACCCACCTCCTGCAGTTTGCGGTCCTTGGCGGTGGGCATGTGCAGGTGTGTGTAGGTCAGGCCACTCTTCACCAGGAGGTCAGTTACTAGTGGCGTCTTGTGCGGCGAATCCTCCACCACGATCCAGTGGAGCTGAGGAACATGGAGGAACGTCTGGGACAGACGAGTCAGCTCGGCCTTCTGCACCAGCCTGACAAGGACAGGCAGAAATCAGAGGAACCGCGTGCTTGCGTGTGAGAGAAAAATAGACGGTAACAGAGGACGATGGAGATGAAGTAGGCGAGTGAGCAGGAAGTGAGGTAAGGAAACGGGCCTCCCCTGGCCTACCTTGCGTATGTTGGGGTGATGACAAAGATGGTGGGTTTGGCTGGTTGTTTCTGTGGTTGCTTGGTCACATCTGACTTCCTCATCTGCTCCTGAAGACGGTGCAGCTCCCCCCGCAGCCGAGATATGGTACGGTCTTTAGGCAAGTCATGCTCTGAGCAGTCGCAGCGCTGACCTGCAAAGGGTTCAACAGACATGACAGTTTAAAAGTacaaaagggataaaaaaaataaaaagggattTCCCTGCTCGTACAACTCAGATACACAAGCTCTGCTTTGactgtttgtttcattttgtgtgtttgttaacCTCTCTTGCCCAACTTTAAGATCAGCCATATTACTATTTACTCTCCCTAACGAGGACCATAATGTCAATACACGTTTatccttaaaatgtttttatcctAAGCATTTCTTCTTGTATGTCAGGACAGAGTGATGGCCGTGTTTACCTTTATTATTGTCAAATATATCTTAAACACATATTATTCTGATGGATCAAGTCTTGATAGACCTATTTCACAGCGAGCATTAGGACATGTCAAAGTAGGCAAATCCCAGGGGTTATCTAATAGCATTTACGATAGCTGCATTCTACTTAGAGGaagccctggtattgtgcatgcttgCTTACTGGAATAGCTTTCTGGGACACTTAATGGTACAGAGACATCAATTTCACCTGTGGTTTCCTTACCGTGACgggtcaaaatgtctgctgtgcaAAAAAAGGTCCATTGAGACTGCGTGGTGACCACTTACCAAGCTGCATCAGTGCATAGACGAGGCCCAGGAGGGAGACCATGAAGTAGAGCACAAACACAGTCTTCAGCTTCAGCTTCATCCTCGTTGCCATGGTACCCTAACCAGTTGAAAGGATGACAATATGAGACATTGAAAGCATTACTTGTCACAAAGCATTGCTATaaaggttttattttatttatttttttattcttatcagttgttattttgtcttgtggCTGTGGAGATTGTAACTGAGAATCTTAATGTGTTGAAATGTACCAAAATTCAGTTTCTCAACTGGCAGTCAACATTTAGCTAACTAACTAAGAGGGAAAGCATTCCCATTTCATTTTAACCAGACATTTTCGGAGGCTTACTGTAAAACGTTGAAGCAGAGGGTCGGATTATGTACGCTATCCCTGAGGAGGTCGGCTAATATGAATAtgctcgattaaaaaaaacagttagcTAAGGTATGTTAGCCTGACAATTGgttttaacagaaaaaaaaaagtcgacTATAATTTCCATGCACTTACCAAAGGCGGGAAATCGTGAACGACAGAAGCAGTAGAGCTGAGTTATGACCTTACAGTTTTATGTCATCTTGGAAAGATGTGAGCAAAGGCACCTCAGTGCATCAGAGCAACCATTCATTCGGCTAGCTAACAGCTCAGCTAGGGCATTTTGATTTTTTGCAGCAATGTACCAACAGCTTCCGGTTTCAGTGCAACACAGTAAGGAGTCCCCTCAGAACGTGTGCAATCACAAGTAGTTCCACATGAATCCTGCACAATCGATATGGATGCCTCGtagaatgcaaaaaaaagtgttataaCTGTGGGAGGCCATTTCCACCAATGagatacattgtttttaaaaaagataaaaggTTAGGCAGGCACAAAAAACCCGACTTATATGGCAAGTCAAAATATGCGATACTAaggcaaaattatattttgtatttcctTTTCCAGGATAAGATGGGCCCTTATATATTCCTATGTTTAGTCCAACGAATAGGGAAATTAAAGatcataaaatgacaaaaacaaaacagcatctCTTGAAAAGTCAAACAACTTTCCTTTATTTGTaacatacaaataaaacacaaggCAGAATGACTTAGTTTTCCCTTTCATTGTCGTTTATGGACAGGACTGTAACACTCACTCTCAAACATGGAGTTTTACTTTTAACATCatgtttaaaaagtgttttacctgtaaaaggcaaagaaatgaaaatgaagatgGATCCACAACagcttatactgtatatatacacacagagagaaaaaagaccAAGAGAAGGATCTGTGGTTTTGTGATGGTATGTAACCATTTtctaaaataaaagtacttaatGACTTAAAATAAACAGGTTAAGTTTAGGCTCACTTACAAACTTAAAGATATTTTcacaaaagcttttttttttttttttttttttttactttcagtgagctttttttttttattttattttttttaaaaacagcccACCTATCTGGATTTTATGTGACAACTGAGCACTGATCTAGGGTCAGTTCAAACTTTGTGTCATATTCACTTTCATGCAAATTCACATTTCCAAGGCAACAGAGgagcttttttcttttactgttaACAC
This Sander lucioperca isolate FBNREF2018 chromosome 9, SLUC_FBN_1.2, whole genome shotgun sequence DNA region includes the following protein-coding sequences:
- the b3gat3 gene encoding galactosylgalactosylxylosylprotein 3-beta-glucuronosyltransferase 3 — encoded protein: MATRMKLKLKTVFVLYFMVSLLGLVYALMQLGQRCDCSEHDLPKDRTISRLRGELHRLQEQMRKSDVTKQPQKQPAKPTIFVITPTYARLVQKAELTRLSQTFLHVPQLHWIVVEDSPHKTPLVTDLLVKSGLTYTHLHMPTAKDRKLQEGDPSWLKPRGVEQRNEGLRWLREDRRAQPGGDNQQGVIYFADDDNTYSLQIFEEMRSTQRVSVWPVGLVGGMKYERPVVEGGKVVRFHTGWRPSRPFPMDMAGFAVSLKLVLANPEACFDGEAPMGFLESSFLQGLVTMDELEPKADNCSKVLVWHTRTEKPKMKREEALQAQGLGSDRAVEV